A stretch of the Sulfuritortus calidifontis genome encodes the following:
- a CDS encoding FAD-dependent monooxygenase, whose amino-acid sequence MTEHVDIAIVGGGPVGAALAAALAGGDYRVAVLEARSRLAAQDPRAIALSQGARLILERLGAWSDLADQATAIESIHVSQRGGFGRAELLAAELGVPALGYVTRYGDLYAALAGQLQQSGAMLLTGAQVSAIRSTSAYGVVEFQRDGIDHLLSADLVVLADGGKSLPGRQAVKDYGQTAVICTVTTAQPHRQRAYERFTPEGPMALLPLGEAYALVWTVPNAKAEAVLALTDAAFLARLHERFGERQGRFLTASGRAAFPLRMITSEPAQAPRLLRIGNAAQTLHPVAGQGFNLGLRDAWHLAQLIWDADKAMLGSAEFCARYQARRAPDVRGGMAMTDLMVELFSNDHFVLRHGRGLGLALMDALPPLKKAFARKMMFGAQAW is encoded by the coding sequence GTGACTGAACACGTCGATATCGCGATAGTCGGTGGTGGGCCGGTCGGCGCCGCCCTGGCAGCCGCGCTCGCCGGCGGCGATTACCGCGTCGCGGTGCTGGAGGCGCGCAGCCGCCTCGCCGCACAAGATCCGCGCGCCATTGCCCTGTCGCAGGGGGCGCGCCTGATCCTGGAACGCCTCGGCGCCTGGTCCGACTTGGCCGACCAGGCGACCGCCATCGAGAGCATCCACGTCTCCCAGCGCGGCGGTTTCGGCCGGGCCGAGTTGCTGGCCGCGGAGCTGGGCGTGCCGGCCCTGGGCTACGTCACCCGATACGGCGACCTTTATGCCGCCCTGGCCGGGCAATTGCAGCAGAGCGGGGCGATGCTGCTGACCGGGGCCCAGGTCAGCGCGATCCGTTCGACCAGTGCTTATGGCGTGGTCGAGTTTCAGCGCGATGGGATCGATCACCTGCTCAGCGCCGATCTGGTGGTGCTGGCCGACGGCGGCAAGAGCCTGCCGGGCCGGCAAGCGGTGAAGGACTATGGCCAGACGGCCGTCATCTGCACCGTCACCACCGCTCAGCCGCACAGGCAGCGCGCCTACGAGCGTTTCACCCCGGAAGGCCCGATGGCGCTGCTGCCTTTGGGCGAGGCCTATGCCCTGGTCTGGACGGTGCCGAACGCCAAGGCCGAGGCGGTGCTGGCGCTCACCGATGCGGCCTTCCTCGCGCGCTTGCACGAACGCTTCGGCGAGCGCCAGGGCCGCTTCCTCACGGCCTCCGGGCGCGCGGCCTTTCCGCTGCGCATGATCACCAGCGAGCCGGCGCAGGCGCCGCGCCTTTTGCGCATCGGCAACGCCGCCCAGACCCTGCACCCGGTGGCCGGCCAGGGCTTCAACCTCGGCCTGCGCGATGCCTGGCATCTTGCCCAGCTGATATGGGATGCCGACAAGGCGATGTTGGGCAGCGCGGAGTTTTGCGCCCGCTATCAGGCCCGGCGCGCTCCCGATGTGCGGGGCGGCATGGCGATGACCGACCTCATGGTCGAGCTGTTCTCCAATGATCATTTCGTCCTGCGCCATGGCCGCGGTCTGGGTCTGGCCTTGATGGATGCGCTGCCGCCGCTGAAGAAGGCCTTCGCGCGCAAGATGATGTTCGGGGCCCAGGCATGGTGA
- a CDS encoding aminopeptidase P N-terminal domain-containing protein, with amino-acid sequence MSPDLEACRQRRLRVLERMGEGVMVIATAPEVVRNRDAHYPYRFDSYFYHLTGFTEPEAVLVLVAGSQPQQVLFCREKNEEREIWDGFRHGPEAARAAFGFDAAHAVGELDDILPQLLENQPALHYIIGRDPAWDARVLGWLNAVRGKARSGVSAPDRLIDARGLLDELRLLKDAHEQALMRRAAEISAAAHVAAMRATRPGRFEHEIEAELLYQFRRQGAEAPAYTSIVAGGANACVLHYVFNNQPLKAGDLLLTDAGAEYRGYAADITRTFPVSGRFTGAQRDAYEIVLAAQAAAIAQVAPGKSWQAPHEAALKVLTRGMVDLGLLKGEVDGLIESEAYKRFYMHRTGHWLGLDVHDAGEYKRAGVWRPLQPGMTLTVEPGLYIRPADDVPKTLWNIGIRIEDDALVTENGCEILTHGVPKAVTQIEEIVGRD; translated from the coding sequence ATGTCGCCTGACCTCGAGGCCTGCCGTCAGCGCCGCCTGCGGGTGCTGGAGCGGATGGGCGAGGGCGTGATGGTGATCGCCACCGCGCCGGAGGTGGTGCGCAACCGCGATGCCCACTATCCCTATCGTTTCGACAGCTATTTCTATCACCTTACCGGCTTCACCGAACCCGAGGCGGTGCTGGTGCTGGTCGCCGGCAGCCAGCCGCAACAGGTCCTGTTTTGCCGGGAGAAGAACGAGGAGCGCGAGATCTGGGACGGCTTTCGTCACGGCCCCGAGGCGGCGCGCGCGGCCTTCGGCTTCGATGCCGCCCATGCCGTGGGCGAGTTGGACGACATCCTGCCCCAGCTGCTGGAGAACCAGCCGGCGCTGCACTACATCATCGGCCGCGATCCGGCCTGGGATGCCCGGGTGCTGGGTTGGCTCAACGCCGTGCGCGGCAAGGCGCGCAGCGGGGTGTCGGCGCCGGACAGGCTGATCGATGCGCGCGGCCTGCTCGACGAGCTGCGCCTGCTCAAGGACGCGCACGAACAGGCCCTGATGCGGCGCGCCGCCGAGATCTCCGCCGCCGCCCATGTCGCCGCCATGCGCGCCACCCGGCCCGGTCGTTTCGAGCACGAGATCGAGGCCGAGCTGCTCTATCAGTTCCGCCGCCAGGGCGCCGAGGCGCCGGCCTATACCTCCATCGTCGCCGGCGGCGCCAACGCCTGCGTGCTGCATTACGTGTTCAACAATCAGCCGCTCAAGGCGGGCGACCTGCTCCTGACCGACGCCGGCGCCGAATACCGCGGCTATGCTGCCGACATCACCCGCACCTTTCCGGTCAGCGGCAGATTCACCGGCGCCCAGCGCGATGCCTACGAGATCGTGCTCGCCGCCCAGGCCGCGGCCATCGCCCAGGTGGCGCCGGGCAAGAGCTGGCAGGCGCCGCATGAGGCGGCGTTGAAGGTGCTCACCCGGGGCATGGTCGATCTGGGCCTGCTCAAGGGCGAGGTCGACGGCCTGATCGAGAGCGAGGCCTACAAGCGTTTCTACATGCATCGCACCGGCCACTGGCTCGGCCTGGACGTGCACGATGCCGGCGAATACAAACGGGCCGGCGTGTGGCGCCCCCTGCAGCCGGGCATGACCCTGACCGTGGAGCCGGGCCTCTACATCCGCCCGGCCGACGACGTGCCTAAGACCCTGTGGAACATCGGCATCCGCATCGAGGACGATGCCCTGGTGACGGAAAACGGCTGCGAGATCCTGACCCACGGCGTGCCCAAAGCGGTGACGCAGATCGAGGAGATCGTCGGCCGTGACTGA